A DNA window from Pseudomonas sp. B21-056 contains the following coding sequences:
- a CDS encoding CaiB/BaiF CoA transferase family protein translates to MSQPKGIRPLDGITVVSLEHAIAAPFCTRQLADLGARVIKVERPGTGDFARGYDQRVNGLASHFVWTNRSKESLTLDLKQNSATEVLDSLLATADVLVQNLAPGAAARMGLSFEALHQRFPRLIVCDISGYGAGGPYEKKKAYDLLIQSEGGFLSVTGGPGEEEMAKAGCSIADIAAGMYAYTGILSALLLRGRTGEGSHLDVSMLESLVEWMNYPMYYAYDGATPPPRAGAAHATIYPYGPFPIGDGTTVMLGLQNEREWQLFCDKVLLTPELAKDERFSANYKRVDNRQALRAFIVESFSTLNFDAVFDRLEHAQIANARVNDMQGVWDHPQLQARDRWREVETSAGTVPSLIPPGSNSAFEPRMDAVPGLGQHTEQVLRELGLGTDRIEQMRAAGAI, encoded by the coding sequence ATGAGCCAACCCAAAGGCATCCGTCCGCTTGATGGCATTACCGTCGTCAGCCTTGAACATGCGATTGCAGCGCCCTTCTGCACCCGACAATTGGCCGACCTTGGTGCGCGTGTCATCAAGGTCGAACGCCCAGGCACGGGTGACTTCGCCAGAGGTTACGACCAACGCGTCAACGGTCTCGCCTCGCACTTCGTCTGGACCAATCGCTCGAAAGAAAGCCTGACCCTCGACTTGAAACAAAATTCGGCCACCGAGGTGCTGGACAGTTTGCTGGCCACCGCCGATGTCCTGGTGCAGAACCTGGCACCGGGTGCAGCAGCACGAATGGGACTTTCATTTGAGGCATTGCATCAGCGATTTCCACGCCTGATTGTCTGTGACATTTCAGGCTACGGCGCAGGCGGTCCCTATGAAAAGAAAAAAGCCTATGACCTGTTGATCCAGAGCGAAGGAGGATTCCTATCGGTCACCGGCGGACCGGGTGAGGAAGAAATGGCCAAGGCCGGTTGTTCGATTGCTGACATCGCGGCCGGTATGTACGCCTACACCGGAATTCTGTCTGCCTTGCTGTTGCGTGGACGCACTGGCGAAGGAAGCCACCTCGATGTGTCCATGCTGGAAAGCCTGGTCGAGTGGATGAACTACCCGATGTACTACGCCTACGATGGCGCTACACCTCCCCCTCGCGCCGGCGCCGCGCACGCCACGATCTACCCGTATGGTCCCTTCCCCATCGGTGACGGCACGACAGTGATGCTGGGTTTGCAGAACGAGCGAGAGTGGCAGCTATTTTGCGACAAGGTACTGCTTACTCCTGAACTGGCGAAAGACGAACGTTTCTCTGCCAACTACAAGCGCGTCGATAACCGTCAAGCGTTGCGGGCATTCATCGTTGAATCGTTCTCCACACTCAATTTCGATGCCGTGTTTGATCGGTTGGAGCATGCGCAAATAGCTAATGCTCGGGTCAATGACATGCAAGGTGTTTGGGACCATCCGCAACTTCAGGCACGTGACCGCTGGCGGGAAGTCGAAACCTCCGCCGGCACCGTTCCGAGCTTGATACCTCCCGGCAGCAACAGCGCGTTCGAGCCACGTATGGATGCCGTACCGGGCCTCGGTCAGCACACCGAACAGGTGCTCAGGGAACTGGGGCTGGGTACAGACCGTATTGAACAAATGCGCGCAGCCGGGGCGATTTAG